The following nucleotide sequence is from Coffea eugenioides isolate CCC68of chromosome 3, Ceug_1.0, whole genome shotgun sequence.
TGTCTGAAATTGTAAGAAATCTCGAAGGAGGTTtattgaaattatccctttcatAAATTAAAAAGTTGGAGATTAACACAAAAATGTTGAATTTTAATGTCTACTAGAAAATTTAATTTGTATCcttccaaaaaaaagaaaaagaaaatgaatctAGACCTTCTTTGCGAACCATCGCTGAGGTGAGGAAGATGCGCAGACAGCTGTTTTCCAATAAAAGTTTATCAAGCTGGGAGGTTTACTGGATGTCCAGAAATCAGACTTCTACTGCTCTTTTTTTTGCCGAGAATGCATGTTTGATTTTAGAGCTTTGTCAATGGAGTGAAACTTCACCATCTTTTGTTATGTCCTCCTCTAAAAGTGGACTCATTTTCAGTTAATAAACAATCTCATTCTCccattaaaaaaaaggaaaaaaacagatctagctctgtttggattgctgaatttttcaaatactattaaaatttttaaaaagtactctaaaaagtactttaaaaggtagtctaaattttttttaatgtttaaaaaatatctcataatatattctaaaaactcttctactcttaaatattccaaatattttctaaaaatatctcaaaatatactataaaaactctgatacagtaaaatttttcaaaaatatccccaaaatagctaatccaaacaatTATGTTTGGGTTTTGGATAACACAATTACGTAACCACTTCTTTTATTTGTATTTGAAAAGACTACACGTTATGTTTTACATAATCTTATCTGAAATTGAATCACATTTTGTCCTGTCTATTTGTGAACAAATACACCAAGTTTAAGTATATTCATGATTCCTTGTCAAAGTAACATCAAAAATATACTTTCCACCAACCAACTGAAAAGCCCGCGCTGGGTTGTTCGGATGGTGGAGGCGGGGTCCTTACTTCAAGTTTGTCTGGGTTCGATTCCAGTTTGCAACTCAGTTGTTTACCGTCCTAGGTATCGGTCGGGTCCGCTCTACCTGGGCGCTGTGGGATTAGTCGGGTGGTCCTGGATATCCACAgtgttgaaaaaaataaaaaactaaccAACTGAAAAAGctataataattaataaatgaataaaagaTATATataccttgtttggattgcattttcttggattttttgtaaaaaaattactgtagcgatttgatgtatgtgaggaaaaaaggtaataaGAAAATGTGATCATGGAAAACGATGCAATTTTTTGGAGGAAAATGACTGTCCAAACGGAacattagaaaaacaaaagatttagCGGTGCGAGCCAGAACCATCAACCGTAGAAAAATTTGCAAGCCTGGCAGAAACAAGAGTTGGGGATTAAGGCATCCAACCAACCTGTACAAGCGTCACTTTTTTGAAGAAATTCTAATGGCGTGAAGCTTGAGTTTGACAATGACGCATTAGTTtctaaaaagtgaaaaacaatGGCATAATTTCTAGTTCTTGATGATGGCAACCTTTCCCTTTTCTGCTACGTTGTCCATTTATTTATTAATGCAGTTAACGTCTGCATTGATGCGTTCAAGTTGAGTCTTTTCCTGTTTAAGTATGAAAATGACTCTATTTTTATTGAGTATAGCTTTGTCAGAATTGGATCCAGTTTGGATGATGGTAACGTACGTATCATTTGATGCTTGATTTTGGTTTAGAAAATGATTTGTGGCGGAACCAAGGCATTACTCCTTAGATTTGCTTGACCATCACGATGGATGTGCAAAGCGTGAAAGCGAAACAAAGAATATCTAGTGACGAGTTCTCCTCCAATGTGCTGAATGCTTTAATCTCTTTTGACAGTTGACAAGATGATCTTTAAAGAAGCTCACCTGTTTCTTGCTTCTTGAGTCACATAGATTTCGTTCTGCCTAATCATCAATAAATGTTCACAGGATGAGAACAAATGTCACGATTGTACCCCACTATTCAAATTCAAAGTTCTTGATTGATTAAAAGTGCAAGGAGTATCTACTTGGTCAAACTGATTTGTACACTTCCAAATTCCATCActgtcctctctctctctctttcatcggctcccccccccccctctctgcTAAGTGCTAGCAAGAGAatattttccccactttatgAGCTGGtatattttaatcttttttgttCTCATCCTCCTCAAAAAATATGTAGTACTCACTACCTagcaaaagaattttttttttttgaaacaaaagtATCGGTACTGCCATTTCCAGTGAgaacaataataatattttatccATTGGGTACTCCTCAATtatcaaattcactttgcacaTTGAACACATCTTCCTGGAGTCTTGTCTGAAAAGgaattttttaatttcatttataTGAGATTGTTACATtatatttttcataaaaattttaaaaaattacaattcaaacACGACCTACCTTCTTTCCTCTGCAGTCTGCACATCCAAAGATAGGTTGAGGTGAGGTGAGAACTGTGCCAGCCAAAAAGAAAGCGAATCCCAAACACCACAGCATCAAAACCTACACCCTTTTTtggtagaagaaaaaaaaaatcatttttggggtAGTTGAATTGAATCCCATTATTCAATACTGGTACCAAGTTTCAATCTTTCCTCACTTTTTAACCAAAACCCATCTCTCAAAACCCTGAAAACTTTCCTCCCAGACACAGTAAAACCATGATTTGATTCATCAAGAAGCTACCCGGAAATGGGGTTGCCCATTAGACCCTTATGCTTGTTCTCCCTTTCTCTGGCTTTTTTACCATTTCTTCAGCTTATCCCATTAGCTAAATCTGCATCTGACTACACCAACTTGGTATATAAGGGCTGTGCTCAGCAGGCTTTATCAGATCCAACGGGGGTTTATTCACAAGCTATTTCGGCTCTTTTTGGAAGTCTTATTGCACAATCCTCAAAGAACAAGTTTTTCAAGGCTAACACTGGTAGTGGCCAAACCAACATAAGTGGTCTTTTTCAATGCAGGGGTGACCTTTCCAATGTTGACTGTTATAACTGTGTTAGCCAGCTCCCTATCCTTATAGACAAGCTCTGCGGTAAGCCTACTGCTGCAAGAATTCAGCTTCAAGGATGCTACATGCTGTATGAGGTTGCAGGGTTCCCTCAAGTCTCAGGAATGGAAATGTTGTTCAAAACTTGTAGTGGAAAAAATATTGGTGGAGCTGGTTTTGAGGAAAGAAGAGATACCGCCTTGAGTTCGTTGGAAAATGGGATAGGAAGCGGAAATGGTTTCTATACCACTAGCTATCAGTCTGTTTATGTGTTGGGGCAGTGTG
It contains:
- the LOC113765480 gene encoding cysteine-rich repeat secretory protein 3-like; translation: MGLPIRPLCLFSLSLAFLPFLQLIPLAKSASDYTNLVYKGCAQQALSDPTGVYSQAISALFGSLIAQSSKNKFFKANTGSGQTNISGLFQCRGDLSNVDCYNCVSQLPILIDKLCGKPTAARIQLQGCYMLYEVAGFPQVSGMEMLFKTCSGKNIGGAGFEERRDTALSSLENGIGSGNGFYTTSYQSVYVLGQCEGDLSASDCGQCVQTAVQRAQSECGSSISGQIYLDKCFVSYSYYPNGAPKRSSSSSSFSSPETASTGSGQSTGKTVAIILGGAAGVGFLVICLLFTKNLMKKHDDS